The Chryseobacterium sp. 52 genome includes a region encoding these proteins:
- a CDS encoding MFS transporter, protein MENNKSETHSVKPILWISTLYFAMGIPFVTINAVSGIMYKDMGISDSKITFWTALIMFSWTLKPLWSPFLEIYKTKKFFVVVTQFAIGILFALVVLTLPLPDFFKYSIALFAVVAFCGATHDIAADGTYINFLTNKEQARYIGWQGAFYNLAKIISSGVLVYFAGVLEKTKGVANAWMIIMGIYALLFFALAIYHYAVLPKENKQEEQKERRKAGNIRKELLEVITSFFKKKNIMWAVLFIILYRFAEGFAIKIAPLFFKAPRTSGGLGLSTSDIGLIYGTYGSAAFILGSVLAGYFIAARGLKRSLIWLCSAFNIPFVVYALLAYFQPTELLPVGIAVVVEYFGYGFGFVGLMLYIMQQIAPGEHKTAHYAFATGIMNLGVMIPGMFSGMISDWIGYKMFFIWVLIATIPAFIVTLLVPFSYPEKLKEQH, encoded by the coding sequence ATGGAAAACAATAAGTCTGAAACACATTCTGTAAAACCGATCCTCTGGATCTCCACATTATATTTTGCAATGGGAATTCCCTTTGTAACCATTAATGCGGTCTCCGGGATTATGTATAAGGATATGGGAATTTCAGATTCTAAGATTACGTTCTGGACCGCTCTCATTATGTTTTCCTGGACCTTAAAACCACTTTGGAGTCCTTTTCTGGAGATCTATAAAACGAAGAAATTCTTTGTGGTGGTTACCCAGTTTGCGATAGGAATTCTATTTGCATTGGTCGTATTAACTTTGCCGCTGCCTGATTTTTTCAAATACAGCATTGCTCTTTTTGCAGTCGTTGCATTTTGTGGGGCTACGCATGATATTGCTGCAGACGGGACGTATATTAATTTTTTAACCAATAAAGAACAGGCAAGATATATCGGCTGGCAGGGTGCTTTCTACAACCTGGCCAAGATCATCAGCAGTGGAGTTCTGGTGTATTTCGCCGGAGTCTTGGAAAAAACAAAAGGAGTCGCCAATGCCTGGATGATCATCATGGGAATTTATGCCCTATTGTTTTTTGCTTTGGCAATATATCATTATGCTGTTTTACCAAAAGAAAATAAACAGGAAGAGCAAAAAGAAAGAAGAAAAGCAGGAAATATCCGCAAAGAACTGCTGGAAGTAATTACCTCTTTCTTCAAAAAAAAGAATATTATGTGGGCGGTTCTTTTTATTATTCTCTATCGTTTTGCGGAGGGATTTGCAATAAAAATAGCACCCTTATTCTTTAAAGCACCCCGAACTTCAGGAGGATTGGGACTATCGACATCAGATATTGGACTTATTTACGGGACTTACGGTTCAGCCGCATTTATTTTGGGATCTGTTCTGGCGGGGTATTTTATTGCTGCCAGAGGACTGAAAAGGTCTCTCATATGGCTGTGTTCCGCCTTTAATATTCCATTTGTAGTATATGCATTATTGGCATACTTCCAGCCAACCGAACTTCTTCCGGTAGGCATTGCAGTCGTAGTAGAATATTTTGGCTACGGGTTTGGTTTTGTAGGGCTTATGCTGTATATCATGCAGCAGATAGCACCGGGTGAACATAAAACTGCCCATTATGCGTTTGCAACCGGAATTATGAATCTTGGAGTAATGATCCCTGGAATGTTCAGCGGGATGATCAGTGACTGGATAGGATATAAAATGTTCTTTATCTGGGTCCTGATTGCTACGATACCAGCCTTTATTGTCACGCTGCTTGTTCCATTTTCATATCCTGAAAAATTGAAAGAACAACACTAA
- a CDS encoding SusD/RagB family nutrient-binding outer membrane lipoprotein: protein MKIINFKTYILGVAVFFSASSCTGDFDEFNQQKVGSPENFYADFKAIVDPMKTIQRGFQADYQLATNLNADMFSGMFSTASQFNGGTNNLTYLMMDGWNNRIIARQQDTFNNSIIIDNAAKNNYPGIDFTATFAVKKILKILTAARVSDRHGPVVYSKYDTPNANGITDFDSQQDAYNNFINDLTIAVSDLQKVQNTSATQNVEDKSVVKKSDLIYGGDIAKWAKLANSLKLRFALRMSYADPAKSKKYAEEALASSAGLISDNADNALINVGQHELSFIIYSWGDCSIGAPIMAYMNGFKDARLSAYANPAKDPATFINGQPQYIGIRQGIDLINGQPTYGGYSQPAARAASGDYFSGTDGKFKLFTAAETWFLKAEAALRGYSGAGDVQTNYQTGVSQSFGEWGKSSDVATYLADSVSTEAPYIDPKNTNNNILAGDSQLSTITIAWNNSDSNEKKLERIITQKWLALYPDGPEAWTEQRRTGYPVLFKVRKNDSGGLINTDQMIRRIPFTNDTKNSTFNYAQALQQLGGPDTGGTKLWWDKK, encoded by the coding sequence CATACAAAGAGGTTTTCAGGCAGATTATCAGTTAGCGACCAATCTCAATGCAGATATGTTTAGTGGAATGTTTAGTACAGCATCACAATTTAATGGGGGAACAAATAATCTCACTTATTTAATGATGGACGGATGGAACAATAGGATCATTGCAAGACAGCAGGATACTTTTAATAATTCTATTATCATTGATAATGCTGCAAAAAACAATTATCCGGGGATAGATTTCACAGCAACTTTTGCCGTTAAAAAAATATTAAAAATCCTTACAGCGGCAAGAGTTTCAGATCGCCACGGACCTGTAGTGTATAGCAAATATGACACGCCTAATGCAAACGGTATTACAGATTTCGATTCTCAGCAGGACGCTTACAACAATTTTATTAATGATCTTACCATTGCTGTTTCTGATTTGCAAAAAGTACAAAATACTTCAGCGACGCAGAACGTAGAAGATAAAAGTGTTGTGAAAAAATCAGATTTGATTTATGGTGGAGATATAGCCAAATGGGCAAAATTGGCCAACTCTCTTAAACTGAGGTTTGCTTTGCGTATGAGTTATGCTGATCCCGCAAAGTCAAAAAAGTATGCGGAAGAAGCTCTGGCCTCATCCGCAGGATTAATATCTGATAATGCAGACAACGCTTTGATCAATGTTGGGCAACACGAATTAAGTTTTATTATCTATTCGTGGGGAGATTGTTCTATAGGGGCACCAATAATGGCTTATATGAATGGCTTCAAAGATGCCAGACTTTCTGCGTATGCCAATCCAGCAAAAGATCCGGCAACCTTTATAAATGGTCAACCTCAATATATAGGAATACGTCAAGGTATTGATCTAATAAATGGACAACCGACCTATGGTGGCTATTCTCAACCCGCAGCAAGAGCTGCCAGTGGAGATTATTTTTCTGGCACAGATGGAAAATTCAAATTATTTACTGCTGCTGAAACTTGGTTTTTAAAAGCTGAGGCAGCCTTGAGGGGTTATTCGGGTGCAGGTGATGTACAAACGAATTATCAAACCGGTGTCAGTCAGTCTTTTGGGGAATGGGGTAAAAGTTCGGATGTAGCTACTTATCTTGCGGATAGTGTTTCAACAGAAGCACCCTATATTGACCCTAAAAATACAAATAATAATATTCTAGCCGGAGATTCACAATTAAGTACTATTACAATTGCCTGGAACAACAGCGATTCTAACGAAAAGAAACTTGAAAGAATTATAACTCAAAAATGGTTGGCTCTTTATCCGGATGGTCCTGAAGCATGGACTGAACAAAGAAGAACAGGATATCCTGTTTTATTCAAAGTCAGAAAAAATGATAGTGGCGGATTAATTAATACAGATCAGATGATTAGAAGAATTCCGTTCACAAATGACACCAAAAATTCGACTTTTAATTACGCACAGGCACTTCAGCAATTAGGCGGTCCTGATACAGGAGGAACCAAACTGTGGTGGGATAAAAAGTAA